In the Streptomyces spororaveus genome, TCGCAGCTGCTGCACGGGGGGACTCCGGTGCCGCGCCGTGAGGAGCTCGTCGACCGTTTCCAGGCGGGCGAGGTCCCCGTCTTCCTGCTGTCCCTGAAGGCGGCGGGCACCGGGCTGAACCTCACCCGGGCCGGGCACGTCATCCACTTCGACCGCTGGTGGAACCCGGCCGTCGAGGAGCAGGCCACCGACCGCGCCTACCGCATCGGCCAGACCCAGCCCGTACAGGTCCACCGGATCATCGCCGAGGGCACCGTCGAGGACCGGATCGCCGAGATGCTGGAGGCGAAGCGCGCCCTGGCCGACGCCGTACTGGGCTCCGGCGAGTCGGCGCTGACCGAGCTGACCGACCGCGAGCTGGCCGACCTCGTCTCCCTGCGGAGGCCCGGATGATCACCGCGCGGGACGACCGCCGCCGCACCTTCGAGACCGTGCCCGCCGGGGTGGCGGCGGTGAGCTGGTGGGGCCGGGCCTGGGTGTCGGCGCTGGAGGAGGTCTCCCACGACACCGCCCGCCTGGCCCGGGGCCGTACGTATGCCGACGGAGGCCACGTCAGTGCGGTCACCGTCACCCCCGGCCGGATCGTGGCGTACGTCCGGGGCAGCCGGCCCCGCCCGTACCGCACCGAGCTGACCCTGCCCGCCTTCGCGGACCCGGAGTGGAACGAACTGCTGGAGCAGGTCGCGGCCGACCCGGCGGCGCTCGCCGCCCTGCTGGAGCGCGAGGTCCCGCAGTCGCTCGCCGGGGCTGTCCTGCCCGGCACGGGCGAGCTCGTCCCGCACTGTTCCTGCCCGGACTTCGGACGTCCGCCGTGCAAGCACGCGGCGGCCCTCTGCTACCGCGCGGCGCGCCTCCTGGACGAGGACCCCTTCGTCCTGTTGCTCCTGCGCGGCCGCGGGGAGCGGGAGCTGCTCGACGAGCTGACCCGGCGCAATGCCGCCCACGCCGCACGCGAACAGCCGGACGCCGCGCCCGGCTTCCCCGGCGTCCCGGCCCGGGCCGCGCTCGCCCGCACCAGCCTGCCGCCCCTGCCCGCGCCGCTCCCCGTGCCCACCGCCGTGGGCCTCCCGCCCGCCTACCCGGCCGACCCGGCGGCGCCGGACCCGCTGGCTCTCGACCAGCTCGCCTCCGACGCGGCCGCCCGCGCGCTGGCCCTCCTCACCACCGGCGAGGATCCGATCGCCGGGCTCACCGTCTGGCAGGACGCCGTCCGGCTGGCGTCCGCACACCCCACGGCGGGGCTGACGGGAGCGGCCCGCACCCTGTACCGGGAGCTGGCCCGCGCCACCGGCCGCAGCACCACCGATCTCGCCCGGGCCGCCGCGGCCTGGCGCCAGGGCGGCCGCGCGGCCCTCGACGCCCTCGAAGAGCCCTGGGACCCGCCGGCGGGCCCCTTCGACCGGGCCCGCCCGGCCCTGCTCGCCGCGGGCCAGGGCTCGTTCCGCCCCGACCGCAACCGCCTGACGGTCCGCGCCCGGCAGCTGCGCCTCGGCCGCGACGGCCTCTGGTACTGCTACGAGGACCGGCTGGGGGACAACGACTGGTGGCCGACGGGCCGGCCCGCCCCGGATCCGGTCAGCGCCCTGCTGGGCTGAGGCCCTCCGCCCAGCGGGTCAGGGTGGTGAAGTCCCGGTCGCGCAGTCCGTGGCGCGGGTGGATGCGCAGCAGGAGGGCCGGGGCCGGATGGTGCCGGGCGACCCAGGCGCGGTCGCGCGGGGTGATCATGTCGTCGACCCAGGCGAAGGGACGGCCGGCCGCCCAGTCGCGGAGGTGGCGGGTCTTCCAGGACAGGCCTTCGGGGTCGTCGGCGAAGAGTTCGGGCCAGTCGACGACAGTGAGGTCGCCCGGCAGCCCGATGTGCGGGGAGATCATCGTGTTGGCCTGGTGGGTCCAGGCGGTGGCCCAGGTCAGCTCGAACGGCAGGGCCAGCAGCCGGGCGCCGTGGGAGGGGTGGAGGCGCACCCGGGCGCCGCGCCGGGCCTTGCGGGACTCCGGGTCGCGGTAGGAGAGCCAGACGTCGGGCCACATGCGGTGGGTGCGGTATCCGCGAAGACCGGCGAGGGGTGAGCGGAACGGGTTGAGGGGGCCGTCCACGTCGAGCAGGAGCAGCGGGCGATCGGTCATGAAGTACCCAGTACCCAGTACACGATTGAGTGAAATGTCTACCGTCTCTATAACCCGAATGGGGTCAGCGCGTTGTTTCCGGTGCGGGGACATTACCCCGCGAACTTCTCCGGAAGGCAGGGAAACTGATGCGTCACAGTCGTCGGAACAGCTTGATCGCGGCGGTGGTTGCGGGAGGCGGACTGGCGGTCGCGGGTGTGGGCGGACTCGCCCATGCCGACGCGGACGCGGGCGGCCGGGCCGAGCGCTCGCCGGGGCTGCTGTCCGGGAACCTCGTACAACTGCCGGTGAACATCCCGGTGAACGCGTGCGGGAACACCGTGAGCGTGGTCGGCGTGCTCAACTCGGCGGCCGGGAACCGCTGTAGCAATGAGGCACCCGGGGGTGGCGGAGGGCATTCCGGTACGCGTTCCGCGGATTCCGTGAAACCAGGGAGCGGGAACGGCGGCGGGGCCGTCGCGGAGGGACGGGGAAAGGATTCTCCGGGAGTGCTGTCCGGCAACGGGATCCAGCTGCCCGTCGACCTCCCGCTGAACATCAGCGGCAACGCGGTGAGCGTGGTCGGCGTCGGGAACTCCTCGCACGGCAACACGTCCGTCAACGGCGAGCAGCCCACGGGCGGCAAGCCCGTCCAGCCGCCCGTCGTCGAACAGCCGGTGACCCCGCCCAAGCCTCAGCCCGAGATCGACCCCGTGGCCCCGCGCCCGGCGCCGCCCGCCCCGCCGCGGCACAGTGCGGCCCTCGCCCACACCGGGTCGGACGGCGTCGGCTACCTGCTGCCCGGCGGCGGCGCGCTGCTCCTCGGCGGGGTACTCCTCTACCGCCGCTTCCGCCTCAACTGAGCGGGTCAAGAAGACAGGTCAGGGGGACAGGTCAGGAGCGTGCGGGGACGTGTGCCCCGGGTGCGGAGTGCGCCACCCGTCCAGGACGGCGTCGATCCGAGCGGCCAGCCGGGCGCGGGCCGCGAACCGGGGGACCCCCGCCATGAGCAGGGCTTCGTACTCCGTGTCGGTGTGCCGCACCGCCGCCCGGACCGCGACGGAGACCGCCAGTTCGTCGAGGGCGCGGCCGGCCGCGGTACGGCCCACCCGGCCGCTGCCCCGCACCGAGGCATGGGTGGCGATCGCCACGGCCCGGTCGGCCGGACACCCGGGGAACAGCCGCACGATCTCGGCGGCGAAGGCCGCCGTGAAGCGGGTGTCCTCGGCCGCCCGCTGCCGCCGGTCGCGCTCCCGGCGGCGCGCCCGCGCCTCGGAGTCCGCGAGGCAGGCGCGCTCCGCACCGGCCAGGGCGGCCTCCTCGACGAGGAGGCCCAGCCGCTCGTAACGGTGGCGGCGCCGGTTGAAACGGACGACGACCGCGCAGAGCGAACTGGCCTCGCGGGAGCGGCGCGTGAGCGCTGTGTCCCCCCGCGGGAGATAGACGAGATGGCCGAGATCCGTACAGTCCAGGCAGCGGGGTACGCCGGACTCGCGGACGAGGTGCCGGAGCGGGCCCTGCCGGCAGTCGGCGCAGTGGATCTGCTTCCGCGACTCAAAAACCACCAGGCTCATAGAGGTGTGATACCGCTGTATGACCCTCATATCACCTGGTGAAGAAGGCATGTTGATGTTTCTTCGACTGTTCCTGGATGCCCCGCGGCCCTTTTACCGTGGAGCGGCGGGCCGCAGGAGGTCCGCCGAGGAGGGGCACATGGGTGGGCGGCAGACGATGACGGCACGGCCTGGCGGGGCGTGCGTCGCCACGTTCGCGACTGGCCGGGAGATAGTCATCCCGCCGGGCGGCTGCACCGGCTGGCACTTCCACCGGGTCAGACTGGAGGCGGTGGTCGTGGCGGGAACCCTGACCCGGGTCCTGCACGACCGCACCGTCGAGGTGCACACGGCCGGGACCACCTTCGTGGAACCCGCGGGGGCGGGCCACATACACCTGGGCCACAACCTCGGCACCGAGCCGGTCGTCCTCCGTGTCACCCCCGTGCTCCCGGAAGGGACCCCCTTCTCGATACCCACCCCCGCCCCGCCCGGTGCCACGCCGGCGGTCTGCGGGCAGCACACCCACTGAAACCCGGCCGGGCCGACGGCCGGCGCGCGCTCACACCAGTCGGCGTATCTCCCCCCGGACCCGGTAGAAGCCGCCCGAGGCCGGGTGCAGCCCGTCCACCACGTACCGGGCGCCCGCCTCCCGTATCCCGCGCGGGAACTGCACGTTCCACGAGGGTTCGAAGCCGCCCGACACCACCTGGACCCGCATCCGGCCGCCCTGCTGGACGCACTCCACCACCACACCGCCCGCGGGGTCCGCGGTCACCGCCGCCATCGAGACCGTCGCCACCGCCGACGCCGACGCCGCCGGGGTGAACACCGGGAGGGCGGCAGCCGACTTCACGTCCATCGGCGCGGGCACCGAACCCTGCTGGGCCGCCGCGATCGCCTGTTCGCTCGCGTCCACGCAGACCAGCGACCCGTCCGTGGTGACCAGGTACAGCCGCTCGTCCAGGTACTGCATGGACAGCGCCGAGCCGCCGCCCGTCCCCAGCTTCCACAGCCGCCGCCCGTCGGCGTCGAAGCAGTAGACCGAGGACGAGGAGTCACCGGCGAAGACGTGCCGTCCGTCGGGCGAGGTCGCGCAGGAATACACCGCGGCGTCGCACGCGTACGAGGCCTCCACGGCACCCGTCGCCTTCGACAGCCGCTGCACGCTGTTGCGGACCGTGCCCGCATAGACCGCGTGGTCCTCCTGCCAGCCGAACAGCACCCCGCCGGGGGTCTTGGTGTGCCACAACTGCCCGCTGCCGTCCGCCGCGTAGGCCGTCACACCGCCGCTGTGCCCGTGGAAGACCGCCCGCTCGTCCGCCCGGACCATCCAGGCGCTGTTGCCGGAGGACTTCCGCGACCACTGGTGTTCGTCCTCGTGGTCGATGACGGTCAGGCCGCCGTTCACGTCGGAGACGTTCAGCACGCCCTCGTGGATGTCGAGCCAGTAGATGTCCACGTCCGCCGCGATCGCGTAGGCCCCGAACGGGACCTTCGACGACAGGTCGTACACCGTGCCGTCGTCACAGCCCGCGTATATCCAGAACTCGTCCGCCACCAGGCACTTCACCCCGTCCGGCAGCGAATACCGGGCCAGCACCTCACCGCCGTGGCTCAGCGTGTACACATCGCCCGCCTGGTTGCCGACCCAGCAGCGGTCCTCGTCCACATGGATGCCGAAGGCCGACGAGCCGGTACGGAAGCGCCACAGCACCGGGGCCACCGACCGCGCCGTCGACGGCGCCGAGGTCACCTGGCGGCGCGTCACCGACCGGGCGGCACGCCCGCCCTGCACGGCCGGGGCGTACCCCTTGCGCACCTTCTCGCCGATCTTCTTCGCCGCGGCCGCCCGGGCCTTCTCGGCGCTCGGGAACGAGGAGCTCTGCAGCTGGCCGCCCGCGCCGATGCGCCCGTACCGCACGGACACGGCCGTGCCGTCCACGGTCACCTCGTAGAACTTGTGCGCCCCGCCGTCGTCCTGCGACAGCTCCAGATACGTCGTCTCCCGAGCCATGACAAACCTCTCCCCAAGGCAGGGCCGCCGGCTTCCTTCCGGCCGGTGATCCCTCGTGAAAAACGCTAAGGCCGACCACTGACAATGGGCCGGTGCAGTGGGAAGCGATCACATGGCAGCGGATGGCCGAACGGCTCGCCGGTCACCTCGACAACCCCGAGAACGCCCCTGAGCAGGGCAGTTGGCAGCGGGTCGGCATCGACGGCGCCCCCGCCGCCGAGACCGGCGTACTCGCCGGTGAACTCGCCGACGCGCTGCGACTGCGCGGACGCCCGTCCTTGGTGGTGCCGGCCGACGGTTTCCTGCGGCCGGCCTCCCTCCGCTTCGAGTTCGGCCGCCAGGACGTGGATTCCTACCTCGGCGGCTGGTACGACACGGCCGCGCTCTGGCGGGAGGTCTTCGGCCCGACCGACCCCGGCGGCACCGGGCGGGTGCTGCCGGACCTGTGGGACCCGGTGACCGACCGGGCGACCCGCAGTCCGTACGTCGAACTCCCGCCCGGCGGCGTGCTGCTCGTGCACGGCCCGCTGCTGCTCGGCCACTGGTTCCCCTTCGACCTGAGCGTCCACATCCGGCTCTCCGCGGGGGCGCTCGCCCGCCGCACCGAGGAGTCGGCGCGCTGGACGCTGCCGGCCTTCGCGCGCTACGAGGCCGACACCGACCCCGTGGCGGGGGCCGATGTGGTGGTGCGGGCCGATGACCCCAGGCATCCCGCCTGGACGGGGCTCGACGCCGACTGACCCTGCCCGGCCGCCGGTTCCGCTGCGCGGGGCTCCTCCGCCGTTCCCCGGGCGCTGCCCGGCCCCGCGCCTCAAGCGCCGGCGGCGCTGGGGTGGGTGTTGGTCGGGGCGGGGTGCTACGGGCGGCCGCCCACGCGTGTCACCGCCAGGGCCGCGGCCCGGCATCCGGCGCGGGCCGCCTCCGCCGGGTCCGCGCCCTCCAGCCGGGCCGCGAGGAAGCCCCCGGTGAAGGCGTCCCCCGCGCCCGTGGAGTCCACCGCCTCCACCGGTTCCGCCTCGACCTCGGCGGTGATCCGGCCACGTTCGGCGATCAGCGCCCCGGCCGCGCCCCGGGTCACCACCACCAGCGGCACCCGCCGGCTGAGCTCCGCCGCCGCCCGGGCCACCCCCGCGGGCTCCGGCAGCCCGGCCAGGAGCCGCGCCTCGTCCTCGTTGGGCAGCAGCACGCTCGCCCCCGCCACGGCGTCCAGGAAGCGCTGCGGCCCGAGGCCCGCCAGGAACCCGGCCGATGCGGGGTCCACGCTCACCGGCACCCCCCGTGTCCGGGCCGCCCGCAGCGCGACGGCGGCCAGCTCCCGGCTGCTGTCGGCGAAGAACAGATAACCGGACAGATGGAGATGGGCCGCCCCGTCCAGCAAGGAGGGGGTCCAGTCGGCGGGGCACAGCCGCAGCGAGGCCCCGCTGTCGGTCAGGAACGTCCGCTCCGCGTCCTTGCCGACCAGCGCGACCACCGTCCCGGTCGGCTCCTGCGTGTCGATCACCAGCCGCGGCCGCACCCCCGCGTCCACCAGCGCCCGCTCGTGCCAGCGCGCCGACTCGGCGCCCACCCGCGCCAGGAGCCGCACCTCCGCGGTCCCCGTACGGGCGGCCCAGCAGGCCGCGTTGGCCCCGGCCCCGCCCGGCAGGGTCCGGATCCGGGCAGCCGTGTCGGTGGCCGCAGCCAGCGGCTCCGGATGTATGGCCACCACGTCCGTCACCACGTCCCCGACGACGACCAACGCCCCCGGCCCGGTCATGCCCGCGCCGCCCAGGACCCCGCGATCCGGGCGCCGAGCCGGACGTTGCCGCGCACCGCCGCCAGGTTCGCCTCCAGCGAGGCCCCGTCCGTCGCCCGTACCAGGAAGCCCAGCAGGAACGGAGTCACCGCCTGCCCCGTGATCCCGCGCTCGCGGCACTCGGCGAGCGCCTCCGCCAGTACCCGGTCGTGCAGGGCGGGATCCAGCTGTTGCTCCCGCGCCACCGGATTGGCCACCAGCAGCGCCGAGTCGGCACCGCCCAGCGCGTCCTGAGCGGCCATCACCGCCGCGACCTCCTCGGGCCCGTGCACGGTCCAGTCCACCGGCTCGCCGGAGTCGGCCAGGTAGAACCCGGGGAAGCGGTCCGTCCCGTAGCCGAGCACCGCCACTCCCAGCGTCTCCAGCCGCTGCAGCGTGCCCGGCACGTCCAGGATCGACTTCACCCCCGCGCACACCACCGTGATCCGTGTCCGCGCCAGCAGCGACAGGTCCGCCGACTCGTCCTGCGTCCGGGCCCACTCCCGGTGCACACCGCCCAGCCCGCCCGTGGCGAACACCCGCAGGCCTGCCCGGGCGGCGAGGAACGCCGTCGCGGACACCGTCGTCGCACCGGTCGCCCCCGTCGCCAGCGCGGGCGCCAGATCCCGGTGGCCGAGCTTGCGCACGCCCTCGCCGTTCGCGATCCGCTCCAGCTGGGCCTTGTCCAGGCCCGCGTACGCCACCCCGTCCACGACCGCGATCGTTGCCGGAACCGCGCCCTCCGCGCGTACCAGGGCCTCCAGTTCGAGGCCCACCGCCAGGTTGCGCGGGCGCGGCAGACCGTGCGCGATGATCGTCGACTCCAGGGCCACGACGGGCTTCCCCCGGGCGAGTGCCTCGCGTACCTCTTCCGACAGGACCGGGATCTCAGATGCTCTGTGCTGTGACATGTCCCCATCCATGGCACGGGATCGGCGCCCCCAAACGCTCTCCCGCCACACCCGTCACAACCTGTCCGAGTAGCGTTCCCCATGAACACGCGCGGCTTCCACGACGAGCCGGCCGACCGGTACGACCTCGTCCACACCGACGGGGACGCGAGCACCACCCGCCAGGGCCGGGCCCTGGACTCCCTGCTGACCGCCGCGCCGGGCCCCTGCCCTTCGAGGACGCCTCCTTCGACGCCGTGGTCTGCGCCGACAACGCTCTGCCGCACCCGCTGACCGCCCGGGACGTGGGCGCGGCCCTGGCCGAAACCCGGCAGGTGCTGCGCCCCGGCGAACAGAAATGCCCCGCACGTCCACCGCGGCCCCGCCGGGCGGACGGTGACCTTCCCGCTGTGGCACGGGGGCGCCGACGGGGAGCCGTACGACCTGGAGCTCTTCCAGCTGCTGCCGGACGGCGACACCTGGACGACCCGGACGGTGAGCGCGACGTACGGGGCGCTGCCGGAGGAGGAGACGGCCGAGTACGCCCGGCTGGACAGGGTGACTCGTCCGGAGGGCCGTTGCTGGACGCTGTGGTCACCGCGCCGCCGGGTGGGCCGCACTAGGCTGGCGCGCCATGAGCACCAGTGATCACTCCGCCACCCCTGCCCCCGCCTCCTTCTCCGTCTCCGTCGCGGACGTCGAGCTGGAGGCGGACGACCTCGACCCCGCGCAGATCGTCTCCGGCGAGCCCGTCGTGACGGGCAAGGTGCTGTGGGAGTCGGCGGACGGCAAGCAGGTGCGCGGGATCTGGCAGATCACCCCCGGTGTGGTCACCGACGTCGAGGCGAACGAGCTTTTCGTGGTGGTCAGCGGCCGCGCCACCGTCGAGGTCGAGGGCGGCGCGACGCTGGAGCTCGGCCCCGGCTCCGCCTGCGTGCTCCGCGAGGGCGACCGGACCACCTGGACCGTGCACGAGACGCTGCGCAAGGCCTATCACATCAGCTGCTGACGCCCTTCGCGGGCGCGGGGGCGGCCGCCGGCGCGGACACGGGCGCGGGCAGGGGGTGGCGGCGCGCCGTGAACAGCGCGAGCGCGGCCATCGGCAGGAGCAGCGCGGCGCCCACGGCGTTCAGCCACCCGTAGCCCGCCCCGGACATGATCAGCCCGGCGGCGGCTCCGCCCACGCCCGCGGACGCGTTCATCGTCAGGTCGCTCAGCCCTTGTACGGCGGCTCGCGCGGGCTGCGGTACCGAGTCGGTCAACAGCGCCGAACCGGACACCATCCCGGCGGACCAGCCGAGGCCGAGCAGGAAGAGGCCGAGCGCGCTGCGGCCGTGGTCGGCGCCGGCCGTTCCGGCGAGCAGCGCGGCGACCGACAGGAGTCCGGCGGCCAGCCCGATCACGGAGAGCCTGCCGAGCCGGTCGGCGAGCCAGCCCATCACGGGGGAGAAGGCGAACATGCCCGCGATGTGACCGCTGATCACCAGCCCGATGAGCTCCAGGCCGGCCCCGTGGTGGCTCAGGTCCACCGGGGTCATCACCATGATCGAGACCATGGTGGTGTGGGACACGGCGACCGTGAGCAGGGCGAGCCGGGCCCGTGGCGAGGCCTTGACGGCGGCGAATCCGGCCCGCAGCGAGCGCCCTTCGCGGGTCTGCTCCTCGGGGGCGGCGAGCGCCCGGGCCGTCAGCAGTGGGTCGGGGCGCAGCAGTACGCCGATCAGCGTGCCGGTGAGGAGGAAGACGGCGGCGGCCCAGACGAACGGGCCGGCCGTCTCGGGTATCGCGGTGCCGGCGAAGCTGCGGCTGGCCGGTGCGGACAGATTGGGTCCGAGCACCGCGCCGACGGTCGACGCCCAGACCACGACCGAGATGGCGCGGGCGCGGTGGTCCGGGGCCGCGAGGTCAGCGGCGGCGAACCGGGCCTGCAGGTTCGCGGAGGAGGCGGCGCCGAAGGCGGCCATGCCGAGCAGCAGCAGCGGGAAGCTCTTGATCGTGGCGGCGAGGACGACCAGACCCGCTCCGGCGGCGCCGATCCCGTAGGCCAGGACCAGTCCGGGGCGGCGGCCGCGCGCGTTCATCAGCGCGGCGAGCGGCAGCGAGACGAGGGCGGTGCCGATCACGGCGGCGGTGGAGGCGACGCCGGACAGCGCTTCGGTGCCGCTGACCTCGGTGGCGAGTACGGGGGCCAGGGCGATGCTGATCGGCACGCCGAGGCCGCCGAGGACCTGGCCGGCCATGAGGACCCGGGAGGTACGGCGCTGCAGCCGGGCCAGTTCGGGCAGGCTCATCGGCGGCGCCGGCCGGTCGGCGCCGGGCGAGGCGGTCATGGCGTACACCTGCTTCGCGGGTGCGTGACACGGGGCGCGGGGGACGCGGGGAGGCCGGGTGCGGCGGCAGGAGTAGTCACCGCCGCAGTGTGCCAGCCCTTACCGCCCGGCGGAACCGTGCCGGAGCCCGGCCGCGAGGGTGCCCGGGCCCGGCCCGTCAGCGGTCCGGCCCACGCAGCGGGTTCGCAGGTCAGCAGGGCTCTGCTCAGAACAGCGGCTGCGGGAGCACGCCCTCCAGGGCGAGCAGCTGCCGCTTGGTCTCCACCCCGCCGCCGAATCCGCCGATTCCCCCGTCGTTCTCCACGACCCGGTGGCAGGCCACCACCAGCGGCAGCGGGTTCGATCCCATGGCGTTGCCCACGGCCTGGGCGGCGCCGGGCTGTCCGACGCGGGCGGCCAGCTCCCCGTAGCCGACGACCGATCCGTAGGGCACGGAGCGGTCCAGCTCCTGGAGCACCTGCCGGTTGAAGCCAGAGCTCAGCCGCCAGTCCAGCGGCAGCTCGAAGCGGCGCAGCGACCCGGCGAAGTACGCGGTGAGCTGGCGTATCGGCTCGGCCAGCAGCTCTTCTTCGCCCGGCGACGGCCGCCGGGCGTCGGCGCCGAGCCGGGAGACCAGCGGGCCGATCATCCCGTCGACCCGGTCCGGATCGGCATGGAACTCGACCCTCACCAGTCCTTCCGGGGTCGCGGCCAGGAGCAGAGGGCCGATGTCGCTGGCGACGACGGTCCATTCGAGGTGCGGCCCGCGCGGCCGCTCGGTGCTGTCCACGCGTCCACGGTACGGCCACCCGCCGACAGCGCGGTCACGGTCGTGGACGGCGGCCCGACCGCCCGACCGGGTGCCTGGCTGCCCGCCCACCTGCCTGTCCGCCCACCCGCCTGCCCGCCTCCCCGTCCGTGCGCCCGTCCGGACGGGGCCGGGATCAGAACCCGCCGACCGCGTCCTGGACCACGTCCGGGGCGTTGGTGATGATCCCGTCCACTCCCATGTCCTGCACCTTCCGGGCGGTGGCCGCGTCGTCCACGATCCAGGTGTCCACCTCCATGGCCTTGCCGTGGGCGCCGAGCAGGCCGTGCACGGCCGAGACCCAGTCGGCCGAGATCGTCGTGTGCCACGGGTTGATCCGGTCGGTGAACGCCGCGTAGCGCGGCAGGTCCGCCACGGCGGGGGTGCCCAGGAAGGCCGTCACCAGGTCCGGGCGCAGCCCGTGCACGATGCGCACGGAGTCGGCGCTGAAGCTCTGCACCACCAGGCGCTGCGCGACGTGGCGCGCGTCGAGCCAGCCGGCCTCCTCCAGCACCTTCAGGGTCTGCTCCTCGATCCCGGGGTAGAGCTCCGGCTTCTTGATCTCCAGCAGCAGCTTCTGCCGGTTGCGCTGTACCCGGTCGAGGTACCGGCGCAGGGTCGGCACGGAGGCGCCCGCGTACTCGTCGCCGAACCAGCTGCCCGCGTCCAGCCGGGCGATCTCGGCCGCCGTGAAGTCCTGGACCTTCCAGGGCGCCCGGTCCGGGAACCGCTGCTCGACGTCGGTGGTCCGGGCCAGGGTGTCGTCGTGGATCACCACCAGCACGCCGTCCTTGGTGCGCTGCACGTCGTTCTCGACCCAGTCGAAGCCCATCTGCATCGCCAGGTCGATCGAGTCGAGGGTGTTCTCCGGGGCGTACGCGGAGGCCCCCCGGTGGGCGTACACGACAGGGCCCCCCAGTGCGGCCCGGCCGGTCTCGGCGCCGGTTCCGGTGCCGGTTCCGGCGGCGGATCCGGGACCGGTGGCGGCGTACGAGGCCGTCCCGCCCAGCAGGGTGAGAGTGAAGCCCAGGAATGCGGCGGCGGCCGCGGCGGCGGGTCGGACGTACATGTGCGTTCTCCTCGGGTCGTGAGCCCTGTTCCTGCGTCAGACGGGTGCGGAGCGGCAGACGTTGTGGCGATGCACTTCACCGCGATCATGGGGTTGAAGATCACTGAGCCGCCACCGAACTACGACAAACGGACCAGAACGAATGACATCGGTGCGGGCGGCCGGAAGCGGCCGGAGCGCGCCGCCGGTCCGCGGGGGCGCGTGAGTGTCAGTGGGGGGTCGTACGGTTGACCCATGCGGCCCGTATCGAAGATCGAACGCACGGTGGCGCCTTTCGAGGTCGTCAGCCCCTACCAGCCCAGCGGCGACCAGCCGGCGGCCATCGCCGAGCTGGAGAAGCGCATCCGTGCAGGTGAGAAGGATGTCGTCCTGCTGGGTGCGACCGGCACCGGCAAGTCGGCGACCACGGCCTGGATGATCGAGAAGCTCCAGCGCCCCACCCTGGTCATGGCGCCGAACAAGACGCTCGCCGCCCAGCTGGCGAACGAGTTCCGCGAGCTCCTGCCGAACAACGCCGTCGAGTACTTCGTCTCGTACTACGACTACTACCAGCCCGAGGCCTACGTTCCGCAGTCGGACACGTACATCGAGAAGGACTCCTCGATCAACGAGGAGGTGGAGCGGCTGCGCCACTCCGCCACGAACTCGCTGCTGACGCGGCGCGACGTGATCGTCGTCGCCTCCGTGTCCTGCATCTACGGCCTCGGTACCCCGCAGGAGTACGTCGACCGGATGGTCTCCCTCAAGGTGGGGGAGGAGACCGACCGCGATCAGCTGCTGCGCCGCTTCGTGGACATCCAGTACACGCGCAACGACGTGGCCTTCACCCGCGGCACCTTCCGGGTGCGCGGGGACACGATCGAGATCTTCCCGGTCTACGAAGAACTGGCCGTCCGCATCGAAATGTTCGGCGACGAGATCGAGGCCCTCTCCACCCTGCACCCGCTGACCGGCGAGGTCATCAGCGAGGACCGCGAGCTGTACGTCTTCCCCGCCAGCCACTACGTGGCCGGTCCCGAGCGCATGGAGAAGGCCGTCCGCGGCATCGAGGCCGAGCTGACCGAGCGCCTCGCCGAGCTGGAGAAGCAGGGCAAGATGCTGGAGGCGCAGCGCCTGCGCATGCGCACCACCTACGACCTGGAGATGATGCGCCAGATCGGGTCCTGCTCGGGCATCGAGAACTACTCGCTGCACATGGACGACCGCGAGCGCGGCTCCGCGCCCAACACCCTCATCGACTACTTCCCGGAGGACTTCCTCCTGGTCATCGACGAGTCGCACGTCACCGTGCCGCAGATCGGCGCCATGTACGAGGGTGACGCCTCCCGCAAGCGCACCCTGGTCGACCACGGGTTCCGGCTGCCGTCCGCCCTGGACAACCGGCCGCTGAAGTGGGAG is a window encoding:
- a CDS encoding SWIM zinc finger family protein, producing MITARDDRRRTFETVPAGVAAVSWWGRAWVSALEEVSHDTARLARGRTYADGGHVSAVTVTPGRIVAYVRGSRPRPYRTELTLPAFADPEWNELLEQVAADPAALAALLEREVPQSLAGAVLPGTGELVPHCSCPDFGRPPCKHAAALCYRAARLLDEDPFVLLLLRGRGERELLDELTRRNAAHAAREQPDAAPGFPGVPARAALARTSLPPLPAPLPVPTAVGLPPAYPADPAAPDPLALDQLASDAAARALALLTTGEDPIAGLTVWQDAVRLASAHPTAGLTGAARTLYRELARATGRSTTDLARAAAAWRQGGRAALDALEEPWDPPAGPFDRARPALLAAGQGSFRPDRNRLTVRARQLRLGRDGLWYCYEDRLGDNDWWPTGRPAPDPVSALLG
- a CDS encoding chaplin; protein product: MRHSRRNSLIAAVVAGGGLAVAGVGGLAHADADAGGRAERSPGLLSGNLVQLPVNIPVNACGNTVSVVGVLNSAAGNRCSNEAPGGGGGHSGTRSADSVKPGSGNGGGAVAEGRGKDSPGVLSGNGIQLPVDLPLNISGNAVSVVGVGNSSHGNTSVNGEQPTGGKPVQPPVVEQPVTPPKPQPEIDPVAPRPAPPAPPRHSAALAHTGSDGVGYLLPGGGALLLGGVLLYRRFRLN
- a CDS encoding DUF2293 domain-containing protein; translated protein: MSLVVFESRKQIHCADCRQGPLRHLVRESGVPRCLDCTDLGHLVYLPRGDTALTRRSREASSLCAVVVRFNRRRHRYERLGLLVEEAALAGAERACLADSEARARRRERDRRQRAAEDTRFTAAFAAEIVRLFPGCPADRAVAIATHASVRGSGRVGRTAAGRALDELAVSVAVRAAVRHTDTEYEALLMAGVPRFAARARLAARIDAVLDGWRTPHPGHTSPHAPDLSP
- a CDS encoding cupin domain-containing protein, translated to MGGRQTMTARPGGACVATFATGREIVIPPGGCTGWHFHRVRLEAVVVAGTLTRVLHDRTVEVHTAGTTFVEPAGAGHIHLGHNLGTEPVVLRVTPVLPEGTPFSIPTPAPPGATPAVCGQHTH
- a CDS encoding WGR domain-containing protein codes for the protein MARETTYLELSQDDGGAHKFYEVTVDGTAVSVRYGRIGAGGQLQSSSFPSAEKARAAAAKKIGEKVRKGYAPAVQGGRAARSVTRRQVTSAPSTARSVAPVLWRFRTGSSAFGIHVDEDRCWVGNQAGDVYTLSHGGEVLARYSLPDGVKCLVADEFWIYAGCDDGTVYDLSSKVPFGAYAIAADVDIYWLDIHEGVLNVSDVNGGLTVIDHEDEHQWSRKSSGNSAWMVRADERAVFHGHSGGVTAYAADGSGQLWHTKTPGGVLFGWQEDHAVYAGTVRNSVQRLSKATGAVEASYACDAAVYSCATSPDGRHVFAGDSSSSVYCFDADGRRLWKLGTGGGSALSMQYLDERLYLVTTDGSLVCVDASEQAIAAAQQGSVPAPMDVKSAAALPVFTPAASASAVATVSMAAVTADPAGGVVVECVQQGGRMRVQVVSGGFEPSWNVQFPRGIREAGARYVVDGLHPASGGFYRVRGEIRRLV
- a CDS encoding uridine kinase, coding for MQWEAITWQRMAERLAGHLDNPENAPEQGSWQRVGIDGAPAAETGVLAGELADALRLRGRPSLVVPADGFLRPASLRFEFGRQDVDSYLGGWYDTAALWREVFGPTDPGGTGRVLPDLWDPVTDRATRSPYVELPPGGVLLVHGPLLLGHWFPFDLSVHIRLSAGALARRTEESARWTLPAFARYEADTDPVAGADVVVRADDPRHPAWTGLDAD